Proteins from a genomic interval of Mesobacillus sp. S13:
- the xylB gene encoding xylulokinase, protein MKYVIGVDLGTSAVKILLVNQNGEVCKEVSKSYPLIIEKSGYSEQNPEEWVEKTTEGLAELLEQFDGDANEIEGISFSGQMHGLVLLDENHQVLRNAILWNDTRTTQQCEEIYSVVGKERLLEVTKNPALEGFTLPKILWVKENEPQLFERASTFLLPKDYLRYRITGEVQMEYSDAAGTLLLNVAERQWSQEILEAFGLSLEFCPPLVESHEFVGTIAAGFAEVTGLTEGTKVFAGGADNACGAIGSGILTEGKSLCSIGTSGVVLSYEERNDLDFAGKVHYFNHGEENAYYTMGVTLAAGYSLSWFKDTFAKQEAFDQFLAGVDEVSAGSDGLLFTPYIVGERTPHADSAIRGSFIGIDASHERKHFARAVLEGITFSLNESIEIFRSSGKTIDSIISIGGGAKNETWLQMQADIFNAKIEKLASEQGPGMGAAMLAAYGCGWFSSLKDCAKAFIQVSKTYEPIPENVEQYKKLFSIYQNVYTQTKTLNDQLKEFRK, encoded by the coding sequence ATGAAATACGTCATCGGTGTGGATCTTGGCACAAGTGCCGTTAAAATACTGCTGGTCAATCAAAATGGAGAAGTGTGTAAGGAGGTTTCTAAATCTTATCCGCTTATCATTGAGAAGTCAGGTTACAGTGAACAAAACCCTGAAGAATGGGTTGAAAAAACCACTGAGGGTCTTGCTGAACTATTAGAGCAATTTGATGGAGATGCCAATGAAATTGAAGGCATCAGTTTTTCCGGGCAAATGCACGGGCTTGTCTTATTGGACGAAAACCATCAAGTATTAAGGAATGCGATTTTATGGAATGATACAAGAACAACACAGCAATGTGAAGAGATTTACAGTGTTGTTGGCAAGGAGAGGCTATTAGAGGTAACGAAGAATCCTGCATTGGAAGGATTCACTTTGCCAAAGATCCTCTGGGTAAAAGAAAACGAACCGCAGTTATTCGAACGTGCCAGCACGTTTCTGCTGCCTAAGGATTATTTACGTTATCGAATTACCGGGGAAGTTCAAATGGAATACTCGGATGCTGCCGGGACTTTATTGTTAAATGTGGCTGAGCGCCAATGGAGCCAGGAAATTCTAGAGGCATTTGGTCTGTCTCTTGAGTTTTGTCCGCCATTGGTGGAATCCCATGAATTCGTTGGCACCATTGCGGCTGGGTTTGCTGAGGTGACTGGGCTGACGGAAGGAACAAAAGTGTTTGCTGGTGGTGCAGATAATGCATGCGGTGCGATTGGCTCCGGGATTTTAACGGAAGGAAAAAGCTTATGCAGCATCGGCACCTCTGGTGTTGTGCTATCTTATGAAGAAAGAAATGACCTCGACTTTGCAGGAAAGGTTCATTATTTTAACCATGGGGAAGAGAATGCGTACTACACGATGGGTGTGACACTGGCAGCTGGTTACAGCTTAAGCTGGTTCAAGGATACCTTTGCAAAACAGGAAGCTTTTGACCAGTTTTTAGCGGGAGTGGACGAGGTATCAGCGGGCAGCGATGGGCTGTTATTTACTCCTTATATCGTCGGAGAGAGAACGCCGCATGCAGACTCTGCGATCCGCGGAAGCTTTATTGGAATCGATGCTTCACATGAACGGAAGCACTTTGCACGAGCGGTGCTTGAGGGCATCACATTCTCCCTGAATGAGTCGATTGAGATTTTCAGAAGCAGCGGAAAGACGATTGATTCGATCATCTCCATCGGCGGCGGAGCCAAAAACGAAACATGGCTGCAAATGCAGGCAGATATCTTCAATGCAAAAATCGAAAAGCTGGCAAGTGAACAGGGACCTGGAATGGGAGCGGCAATGCTTGCTGCATATGGCTGCGGCTGGTTTTCATCACTGAAGGATTGCGCAAAGGCATTCATCCAAGTTTCTAAAACATATGAGCCTATCCCGGAAAATGTTGAACAATATAAGAAGCTCTTTTCAATCTATCAAAATGTATACACACAGACAAAGACGCTTAATGATCAGTTAAAGGAATTCAGGAAATAA
- the xylA gene encoding xylose isomerase, translated as MAYFESVNKIQFEGPRSNNPFAFKYYNPEEKINGKTMEELLRFSVAYWHTFTADGSDPFGVGTAIRSWDRFQGMDLAKARVEAAFELFEKLNVPFFAFHDVDIAPEGSTLKETNENQDAIVSMIKDYMKTSKTKLLWNTANMFTNPRYTHGAATSPNADVFAYSAAKVKKGLEVAKELGAENYVFWGGREGYETLLNTDMKLEQDNLARFFHMAVDYAKEIGLNVPFLIEPKPKEPTKHQYDFDVATGLGFLQKYDLTDYFKFNIEANHATLAGHTFEHELRTARINGMLGSVDANQGDTLLGWDTDEFPTDLYTNTLAMYEILKNGGLGSGGLNFDAKVRRGSFEPDDLFHAHIAGMDAFAIGLKVANKLIEDKVLDSFVEERYSSYTTGIGLKIAEGKTNFRELEEYAYQLTEIKNQSGRTERLKGVINQYLLETL; from the coding sequence ATGGCTTATTTTGAATCAGTGAACAAAATCCAATTTGAAGGTCCACGCTCCAACAATCCTTTTGCATTTAAATATTATAATCCGGAAGAAAAAATCAATGGAAAAACAATGGAGGAACTTCTTCGTTTTTCAGTAGCGTACTGGCATACATTCACAGCTGATGGCAGTGATCCATTTGGTGTTGGAACTGCGATTCGTTCATGGGATCGTTTCCAGGGCATGGATCTGGCAAAAGCACGTGTTGAGGCTGCATTTGAACTTTTTGAAAAGTTGAATGTTCCATTCTTTGCTTTTCACGATGTGGACATTGCTCCTGAAGGCAGCACTCTAAAAGAAACAAACGAAAACCAGGATGCGATTGTTTCCATGATTAAAGATTACATGAAAACAAGCAAGACGAAATTGCTTTGGAACACGGCAAATATGTTCACGAATCCAAGATATACTCATGGTGCCGCGACTTCTCCAAATGCTGATGTTTTTGCATACTCTGCTGCAAAGGTGAAAAAGGGCCTTGAAGTAGCGAAAGAACTTGGAGCAGAAAACTATGTATTCTGGGGTGGCCGTGAAGGCTATGAAACACTTCTGAATACGGACATGAAGCTTGAGCAGGACAACCTGGCGCGTTTCTTCCATATGGCAGTTGATTATGCGAAAGAAATCGGCCTGAATGTACCATTCCTGATTGAGCCAAAACCAAAAGAGCCTACTAAACACCAATACGACTTTGATGTTGCTACTGGTCTAGGATTCTTGCAGAAATACGATCTGACAGACTACTTCAAGTTCAATATTGAAGCAAACCACGCTACACTTGCCGGCCACACTTTTGAGCACGAACTTAGAACGGCACGCATTAACGGAATGCTTGGTTCAGTTGATGCGAACCAAGGCGATACACTGCTCGGCTGGGATACAGATGAATTCCCAACAGATTTGTATACTAATACTCTAGCAATGTATGAAATTCTGAAAAATGGCGGATTGGGAAGCGGCGGCTTGAACTTCGATGCTAAAGTAAGAAGAGGTTCTTTTGAGCCAGATGATCTTTTCCACGCACATATTGCGGGTATGGATGCATTTGCAATCGGCCTGAAAGTAGCAAACAAATTAATTGAAGATAAGGTTCTTGATAGCTTCGTAGAAGAACGCTACAGCAGCTATACAACTGGAATCGGCTTGAAAATCGCAGAGGGCAAGACAAACTTCCGCGAACTTGAAGAATACGCTTATCAGTTAACAGAGATTAAAAACCAGTCTGGCAGAACAGAACGCTTAAAAGGTGTAATCAATCAATACCTTTTGGAAACACTTTAA
- a CDS encoding ROK family transcriptional regulator, whose amino-acid sequence MGTLTWNQHVVKKNNKALVLSLIIEKETISRADIANVTGLNKTTVSSLVTELLEDELIYESGPGISSGGRRPVILHFNRNTGYAIGVDIGVNYVLAVLTDLKGKIIVEKSQNVNRTSYSSIISTVQTMIQSLMDEMPNSRYGIVGIGVGVPGIVNKEGSVLLAPNLGWTNIQLKEDLEKTFNVPIIIENEANAGAVGEQQFGAGQDYENILYVSAGIGIGVGIILNKELYQGKSGFSGEMGHMIIELNGKRCNCGSRGCWEAYASENALLEMAGENIDSLESLIEQAKNGEKTAIELFEKIGQYLGFGINNIINTFNPDQVIIGNRLASIREWIEEPILSTIENHTLVYHQKEMKLEFSKLGKYSTALGVSAFVVDHFIKAGEA is encoded by the coding sequence GTGGGAACCTTAACGTGGAATCAGCATGTTGTAAAGAAAAATAATAAAGCACTTGTCCTGAGCCTAATCATCGAAAAAGAGACGATTTCCAGAGCAGACATTGCCAATGTAACAGGCTTGAATAAGACGACCGTTTCTTCTTTAGTCACAGAATTACTAGAGGATGAACTGATTTACGAATCTGGCCCGGGGATCTCAAGCGGCGGCCGGCGACCGGTCATCCTTCATTTCAACAGGAATACTGGCTATGCGATTGGTGTTGATATCGGTGTCAACTATGTCCTGGCAGTGTTAACGGATTTAAAAGGGAAGATTATCGTTGAAAAAAGCCAAAATGTGAACCGGACCTCCTATTCTTCCATTATCAGTACTGTCCAAACGATGATCCAATCATTGATGGATGAGATGCCAAACAGCAGATATGGCATTGTCGGAATTGGAGTAGGTGTCCCTGGAATTGTGAACAAAGAGGGATCCGTCCTGCTTGCTCCAAATCTAGGCTGGACTAACATTCAATTAAAAGAGGACCTGGAAAAAACTTTTAACGTGCCAATCATCATCGAAAATGAAGCAAATGCCGGCGCTGTCGGCGAGCAGCAGTTTGGGGCAGGCCAGGATTATGAAAATATCCTTTATGTCAGTGCAGGAATCGGGATTGGTGTAGGGATTATTTTAAACAAAGAACTGTATCAGGGGAAAAGCGGATTTTCAGGCGAAATGGGCCATATGATTATTGAATTGAACGGAAAACGCTGTAACTGCGGCAGCAGAGGGTGCTGGGAAGCCTATGCCTCTGAAAACGCCCTTCTGGAGATGGCTGGAGAAAATATTGACTCATTGGAGTCCTTGATTGAGCAGGCTAAAAACGGAGAAAAAACAGCAATCGAGCTTTTTGAAAAGATTGGGCAATATTTAGGATTTGGGATCAATAACATCATCAATACCTTCAATCCTGACCAGGTGATTATCGGAAACCGGTTGGCATCGATAAGAGAATGGATCGAGGAGCCAATCCTTTCGACGATTGAAAATCATACACTTGTATACCACCAAAAGGAGATGAAGCTGGAGTTTTCAAAGCTTGGGAAGTATTCAACTGCTTTAGGTGTTTCGGCTTTTGTCGTTGACCATTTTATAAAAGCTGGAGAAGCATAA
- a CDS encoding glycoside hydrolase family 43 protein, protein MKNSKQNEPLVTHIFTADPSAHVFEGKLYIYPSHDLDHDEPSNDNGDQYKMEDYHVLSMEDADAPCIDHGEVLHLKDIPWASKQLWAPDAAYKNNTYYLFFPARDHDGIFRIGVATSESPAGPFKPEPNYIPGSFSIDPAVLVDEDDKAYVYFGGLWGGQLEKWQTGTFLSDAEGPAATAPALGPIVAELTDDMLNFKGEPQEISIVDEDGNPILAGDEDRRYFEGPWVHKYNGLYYLSYSTGTTHKIVYAVSENPQGPFVYKGTILTPVSGWTTHHSIVEFKDKWYLFYHDCSMSGGVNHKRSVKFTELKYNEDGTIQTIDPYGDK, encoded by the coding sequence GTGAAAAATTCTAAGCAGAATGAACCTTTGGTTACGCATATTTTTACGGCAGATCCTTCGGCGCATGTTTTTGAAGGGAAGCTTTATATTTATCCTTCGCATGACCTTGATCATGATGAGCCTTCCAATGATAATGGGGACCAGTATAAAATGGAGGATTATCATGTACTTTCGATGGAAGATGCTGATGCTCCATGTATTGACCATGGGGAAGTGCTTCATCTGAAAGATATCCCTTGGGCAAGCAAGCAGCTGTGGGCTCCAGATGCTGCTTATAAAAACAATACCTATTATTTATTTTTCCCTGCGCGGGATCATGATGGAATCTTTAGAATTGGTGTGGCGACGAGCGAAAGTCCTGCAGGGCCTTTCAAACCTGAGCCTAATTATATTCCTGGCAGCTTCAGTATTGACCCGGCGGTATTAGTGGATGAGGATGACAAAGCATATGTTTATTTTGGCGGCCTCTGGGGAGGACAGCTTGAAAAGTGGCAGACAGGCACTTTTCTTTCTGATGCTGAAGGCCCGGCAGCGACGGCACCTGCTTTAGGACCAATCGTTGCTGAACTAACCGATGATATGCTGAACTTCAAAGGGGAACCACAGGAAATCTCCATTGTCGATGAAGATGGCAATCCGATCCTAGCTGGTGATGAGGACCGCAGATATTTTGAGGGGCCATGGGTCCATAAGTACAATGGTCTTTACTACCTTTCTTATTCAACCGGCACGACTCATAAAATTGTATATGCTGTCAGTGAAAATCCACAGGGGCCATTTGTATATAAAGGCACGATCCTTACACCTGTCAGTGGCTGGACAACCCACCATTCGATTGTTGAATTCAAAGATAAGTGGTATTTGTTCTATCATGACTGCTCGATGTCTGGCGGCGTGAACCATAAGCGTTCTGTGAAGTTCACTGAGCTAAAATATAATGAAGATGGAACGATTCAAACGATCGATCCTTATGGTGATAAATAA
- a CDS encoding Gfo/Idh/MocA family protein, whose amino-acid sequence MKKIKWGILSNANIAQTQVIPAIQRSALSEVEAIASSSGKAAEVAAKLNIPRVYDTYEELLQDPKIDAVYIPLPNSLHHKWVLEAAKDGKHILCEKPAALTAQEMIEMERYCKEQHVLFMEAFMYQFHPQHVRVKEIIASGEIGEVKLMRSSFSYYMEDRETNIRMDKSLGGGSIYDVGSYCIHSMRNILGAEPVKVKAHGKLDPETGVDVSAVAYLEFERGIQGVFDCSFEASFRQEYEIVGTRGRIQVPRAFRPDVNGGNGLVTVETNGQQRTEKVEGDIYLLEVDHLSEAILEKKSLIYPAEETIANMRVIDACYSSLEKKEEVTI is encoded by the coding sequence ATGAAAAAAATCAAATGGGGAATTTTAAGTAACGCAAACATTGCTCAGACACAAGTCATTCCTGCGATTCAAAGATCGGCTTTATCAGAGGTCGAGGCGATTGCCAGTTCTAGTGGCAAAGCTGCAGAAGTGGCGGCGAAGCTGAATATTCCAAGAGTATATGATACATACGAAGAGCTGCTGCAAGACCCGAAAATTGATGCAGTTTATATTCCTTTGCCTAACAGCCTTCACCACAAATGGGTTCTCGAAGCAGCCAAGGACGGGAAACACATTCTATGTGAAAAGCCGGCAGCATTAACCGCACAGGAAATGATTGAGATGGAAAGGTACTGCAAGGAGCAGCATGTCTTATTCATGGAAGCCTTTATGTACCAGTTTCATCCTCAGCATGTCCGTGTCAAGGAAATCATAGCGTCTGGAGAAATTGGCGAGGTAAAACTGATGCGAAGCAGTTTCTCCTATTACATGGAGGACCGTGAGACGAACATCCGCATGGATAAAAGCCTTGGCGGAGGCAGTATCTATGATGTTGGCAGCTATTGCATCCATAGCATGCGGAATATCTTAGGAGCTGAACCGGTGAAAGTCAAAGCACATGGAAAACTCGATCCAGAGACTGGTGTAGATGTTTCGGCAGTGGCCTATCTGGAATTCGAACGGGGCATTCAGGGCGTTTTTGATTGCAGCTTTGAAGCATCCTTCAGACAGGAATATGAGATAGTGGGAACTAGAGGAAGGATTCAGGTACCCAGAGCTTTCCGTCCGGACGTGAACGGCGGAAATGGACTGGTCACGGTTGAGACTAATGGCCAGCAAAGAACTGAGAAGGTGGAAGGGGATATCTATTTACTTGAAGTAGACCATCTTTCCGAAGCAATCCTCGAAAAGAAATCCCTGATTTATCCAGCAGAAGAGACCATCGCGAATATGCGTGTCATAGATGCCTGCTATTCCTCTTTAGAAAAGAAAGAGGAAGTTACAATTTAA
- the pdxA gene encoding 4-hydroxythreonine-4-phosphate dehydrogenase PdxA: MKQTKPVVGITMGDAAGVGPEIILKTLGNEEIYNISNPFVIGDSKILERAKSFVGSELEIQSVTAEGLEDIEYKLGTVHCLDLNLLPADLSVGEVSPDAGHAAFEYLRTAIELANEQKIDAICTAPLNKEALQKGGHKYPGHTEILADLTGTQDYSMMLSAPNLRVIHVTTHVGIIDAVKMINPERVYHVIKLAHDTLRKAGIEAPKIAVCGINPHAGENGLFGYGEEDEKVVPGVEKAQGEGIDAVGPLPADTLFFRAVRGDFDIVVAMYHDQGHGPVKVLGLDAGVNITVGLPIIRTSVDHGTAFDIAGKGIADEKSLIEAMRQAVELAPKR, translated from the coding sequence ATGAAACAAACTAAACCAGTGGTCGGAATAACAATGGGTGACGCAGCAGGTGTCGGCCCAGAAATCATTTTAAAGACGCTTGGAAATGAAGAAATCTATAACATCAGCAATCCTTTTGTCATCGGTGACAGCAAGATTCTTGAACGGGCTAAAAGCTTTGTCGGCAGTGAGTTGGAGATTCAATCTGTTACTGCTGAAGGGTTAGAGGATATTGAATATAAGCTTGGCACTGTTCATTGTCTCGACTTGAATCTTCTGCCTGCTGACCTGTCAGTCGGAGAGGTTTCTCCTGATGCTGGACATGCAGCTTTTGAATACTTGCGTACAGCAATTGAGCTTGCGAATGAACAGAAGATCGATGCGATTTGTACGGCTCCTTTGAATAAAGAAGCATTGCAAAAGGGCGGACATAAATATCCTGGTCATACAGAAATTTTAGCTGATTTGACTGGCACTCAGGATTATTCCATGATGCTTTCTGCTCCTAACTTGCGCGTGATTCATGTTACGACGCATGTAGGAATCATCGATGCAGTTAAAATGATTAATCCAGAGCGCGTCTACCATGTCATCAAGCTTGCACATGATACATTGCGCAAAGCAGGAATTGAAGCTCCGAAAATCGCTGTTTGCGGCATCAATCCGCATGCTGGTGAAAACGGCTTATTCGGTTACGGTGAAGAAGATGAAAAGGTCGTTCCAGGTGTAGAAAAAGCACAGGGAGAAGGAATCGATGCAGTAGGACCACTGCCAGCTGATACACTTTTCTTCCGCGCGGTTCGCGGAGACTTTGATATTGTCGTTGCCATGTACCATGACCAGGGCCACGGTCCGGTAAAAGTATTAGGATTGGATGCAGGTGTCAACATTACAGTTGGATTGCCAATCATCCGCACAAGTGTAGATCATGGCACAGCCTTCGATATCGCTGGAAAAGGCATTGCTGATGAAAAGAGCTTGATAGAAGCAATGAGACAGGCGGTTGAGCTTGCGCCTAAAAGATAG
- a CDS encoding four-carbon acid sugar kinase family protein, whose protein sequence is MGEKIGIIADDITGANDSGVQLAKRGFSSTVVFNLEGIKEAGSTPDVLVVDTDSRAVAGEKAHEAVVKAASLLFQNGYSHVYKKIDSTLRGNVAVEIAAAVSVYKPYAVVIVPAFPKVNRTTVKGLHYVNGKLITETEFGRDPKTPVTEGFIPDLLKKSVDEDIALIDLDLIRGSKDQLKTFVEKSIDGGQSWFVCDSETEEDLKTIAAFFAKVGKKIVWAGSGGLIEYLPAELEIFPQSGQDMKKTAIDRTLTVSGSLSQVTKKQLESLKGIKEVEFIEINPVQLVEDALETSSLAVNRKANHYVLYVDSSEANRVAAREAGDRLGYNSNQVSEAIASGLAKAAKVFLEQVQDIGGLVLTGGDTAKAVCGELGVNEMELHSEVESGLPFGMIRSGEKNFWAITKAGGFGNEDSLVKAVEYMTGKVGQYETN, encoded by the coding sequence ATGGGTGAAAAAATCGGAATCATCGCAGACGATATAACAGGTGCCAATGATTCAGGTGTTCAATTGGCGAAAAGAGGATTTTCTTCAACCGTAGTGTTCAATCTAGAAGGTATTAAAGAAGCAGGCTCTACCCCTGATGTTCTAGTTGTCGATACTGACAGCCGGGCAGTTGCGGGGGAAAAAGCACATGAAGCAGTTGTTAAAGCTGCTTCTCTTCTTTTTCAGAATGGGTATTCACATGTTTATAAGAAAATCGATTCTACCTTACGGGGAAATGTAGCGGTCGAAATCGCGGCGGCGGTCAGTGTTTATAAGCCTTACGCAGTTGTGATCGTACCTGCGTTTCCAAAGGTGAACAGGACAACAGTCAAAGGTCTTCATTATGTAAATGGCAAACTGATTACGGAAACAGAGTTTGGGCGCGATCCGAAGACTCCAGTTACAGAAGGGTTTATCCCTGATTTGCTGAAAAAGTCTGTGGATGAAGATATTGCTTTGATTGACCTTGATCTGATTCGAGGATCCAAGGATCAGTTGAAAACATTCGTTGAGAAATCAATAGACGGCGGGCAATCCTGGTTTGTTTGTGACAGCGAGACAGAAGAGGACCTAAAGACAATCGCAGCATTTTTTGCGAAGGTTGGCAAAAAAATCGTTTGGGCAGGCTCTGGCGGTTTAATTGAGTATCTTCCCGCTGAATTGGAGATTTTTCCACAGTCAGGCCAAGATATGAAGAAAACTGCCATCGACCGGACTCTTACCGTATCCGGGAGTCTTTCTCAAGTGACGAAAAAGCAGCTTGAAAGCCTAAAAGGAATAAAAGAAGTCGAGTTTATAGAAATAAATCCAGTTCAATTGGTTGAAGATGCACTTGAGACAAGTAGCTTGGCAGTAAACAGAAAAGCCAATCATTATGTCCTTTATGTTGATTCTTCCGAAGCAAACAGAGTGGCTGCGCGTGAAGCGGGTGACAGATTAGGCTATAACAGCAACCAGGTGAGTGAGGCAATTGCTTCCGGACTGGCGAAAGCTGCAAAAGTTTTCCTTGAACAGGTCCAGGATATCGGCGGACTTGTTTTAACAGGTGGTGACACTGCAAAAGCCGTTTGCGGTGAATTAGGTGTGAATGAAATGGAACTCCACTCTGAGGTCGAATCCGGACTGCCGTTTGGCATGATCAGGAGCGGGGAAAAAAACTTCTGGGCAATTACAAAGGCCGGTGGCTTCGGAAACGAAGACTCGCTTGTAAAAGCAGTGGAATACATGACAGGAAAGGTTGGGCAATATGAAACAAACTAA
- a CDS encoding 2-keto-3-deoxygluconate permease encodes MRIKAGLERIPGGMMVVPLLIAATLNTFAPNLLRIGNFTEALFVNGAGTLIALFLLATGAQINVKSFGVSVGKGATLLGIKWIVGAAVGLIAYLFAGDNGLWLGLAPIAIIAAMTNSNGGLFVALVGQYGSKEDRASYSLLALNDGPFLTMVALSIFGAMGFVDGMFSIQSFIAVLLPILVGMVLGNLDEDMREFLDNGSSMLIPFFAFALGMGIDFGAIVAGGLTGILLGVMTVLFTGTAGYFVFKAFKWNPIVGAAEGSTAGNAVATPAAIAAANASFSQYAELATVQVAASTVTTAILLPLFIAFLVKRLEKKGYAFKQGNVIKVDS; translated from the coding sequence ATGAGAATAAAGGCAGGTTTAGAAAGAATACCTGGTGGAATGATGGTTGTTCCGTTGCTTATTGCAGCAACATTGAACACGTTTGCACCAAACTTGCTTCGCATTGGTAACTTTACAGAGGCGCTGTTTGTAAATGGCGCAGGTACTTTGATTGCACTTTTCCTTTTGGCGACTGGTGCGCAAATAAATGTTAAATCTTTTGGTGTTTCGGTTGGTAAAGGCGCGACATTGCTTGGAATCAAATGGATTGTCGGTGCCGCAGTTGGACTTATTGCATACTTATTCGCTGGTGATAACGGATTATGGCTAGGTCTTGCGCCTATCGCGATCATCGCTGCAATGACAAATAGCAATGGCGGTTTGTTCGTTGCTCTTGTAGGTCAATACGGAAGTAAAGAAGACCGTGCTTCTTACTCATTGCTTGCTTTGAATGATGGTCCGTTCCTAACAATGGTGGCATTATCAATTTTCGGTGCAATGGGCTTTGTTGACGGAATGTTCTCCATTCAGTCATTCATCGCTGTATTGCTGCCAATCCTTGTTGGTATGGTTTTAGGTAATCTAGATGAAGACATGCGTGAATTCCTTGATAACGGAAGCTCCATGCTGATTCCATTCTTCGCTTTCGCGCTCGGTATGGGAATCGATTTCGGAGCGATCGTTGCAGGTGGATTAACAGGAATTCTATTAGGGGTAATGACAGTTCTATTCACAGGTACAGCAGGTTATTTTGTTTTCAAAGCTTTCAAATGGAATCCAATTGTCGGAGCTGCAGAAGGCTCGACAGCTGGTAATGCAGTTGCGACTCCTGCAGCGATTGCTGCGGCAAACGCTAGCTTCTCTCAATATGCTGAGCTGGCGACTGTCCAGGTAGCTGCGTCGACAGTTACAACAGCAATTCTACTGCCGTTGTTTATCGCTTTCCTTGTAAAACGACTTGAGAAAAAGGGGTACGCGTTCAAGCAAGGAAATGTCATAAAAGTGGATAGTTAA